A stretch of the Trichocoleus sp. FACHB-46 genome encodes the following:
- a CDS encoding GAF domain-containing SpoIIE family protein phosphatase, producing MTAVPVPRQPSQPSDRTSGGTSPDMTPVFALKELVARLHREQHKIQDLLSSLSFALRSFNNLNQFLELIPLMASRVTDADGGALVLFKPNGQMRLERLHCQDSRQCHDIRKALETATRQLAAAAATPGGAIAPAKMTAALDHQVSHYLGPDVHLFGTAILVKNAERGRLYVFSRAVDYAWTETRQKLVRLVADQTAVAIENDELTVELRKKERLDRELEIGAEIQLQLLPRQCPKIRGAELAARCQTANRVGGDYYDFIPIPHARLRSSKTSSNEAGRWSVSIGDVMGKGVPAGLIMTMLRGMLRAEVLNRHSPARILQHLNQVMYADLENSNRFVTLFYSEYDPQTQMLSYSNAAHNPPLLWQASTDSIKRLDTLGMLIGLDADTHYQDGQIQLQPGDTLIYYTDGFTDAANRSGDRFEEDNLTRAFHWACRHCESPQEILEHLFAQVQQFIGAGNRNGDDMTLIVMQINSPD from the coding sequence ATGACTGCTGTGCCTGTTCCTCGACAGCCCTCCCAACCCTCTGACCGCACCAGTGGCGGCACCTCCCCCGATATGACGCCAGTTTTCGCTCTGAAGGAACTGGTGGCGCGGTTGCATCGGGAACAGCACAAAATTCAGGACTTGTTAAGCTCGCTCAGCTTTGCCCTGCGGAGCTTCAATAACTTAAACCAGTTTCTAGAGCTGATTCCGCTGATGGCGAGTCGGGTGACCGATGCGGATGGTGGAGCTTTAGTACTGTTCAAACCCAATGGACAGATGCGGCTAGAGCGGCTGCATTGTCAGGACAGCCGCCAGTGCCACGATATTCGTAAAGCACTAGAAACCGCGACCCGTCAGTTAGCCGCTGCCGCTGCCACCCCTGGAGGCGCGATCGCCCCTGCTAAAATGACTGCCGCTCTCGATCATCAGGTCAGTCATTACTTAGGGCCAGATGTGCATTTGTTTGGCACCGCGATTCTGGTCAAAAATGCTGAGCGGGGTAGACTTTACGTGTTTAGCCGAGCTGTGGATTATGCCTGGACAGAAACGCGGCAAAAATTGGTACGCTTGGTGGCTGACCAAACCGCTGTGGCGATCGAAAATGACGAACTCACGGTAGAGCTACGCAAAAAAGAAAGGCTCGATCGCGAACTAGAAATTGGGGCAGAAATTCAATTACAGCTCTTGCCGCGCCAGTGTCCCAAAATTCGAGGCGCAGAACTGGCCGCTCGTTGTCAAACGGCGAATCGAGTTGGGGGTGATTATTACGATTTCATTCCCATTCCTCATGCTCGTTTGCGCTCGTCCAAAACAAGCAGCAATGAAGCGGGGCGTTGGAGCGTCTCCATCGGCGATGTCATGGGGAAGGGTGTGCCCGCTGGTCTGATCATGACCATGTTACGGGGCATGCTGCGGGCCGAAGTATTGAACAGGCACTCCCCCGCTCGGATTCTGCAACACCTGAACCAGGTGATGTATGCAGATTTGGAAAATTCCAATCGGTTTGTAACTCTGTTTTACTCGGAGTACGATCCGCAGACGCAGATGCTGTCCTACAGTAATGCCGCGCACAACCCACCGTTGCTTTGGCAAGCTTCAACGGACTCGATTAAACGTTTAGACACTCTGGGCATGCTGATCGGCTTAGATGCGGATACCCATTATCAAGATGGTCAAATCCAGCTACAGCCGGGGGATACGCTGATTTACTACACAGATGGTTTTACCGACGCAGCTAACCGTAGTGGCGATCGCTTCGAGGAAGACAATCTAACTCGCGCCTTCCACTGGGCTTGTCGTCATTGCGAAAGCCCCCAAGAGATTCTGGAGCATTTGTTTGCCCAAGTGCAGCAGTTTATTGGAGCAGGCAATCGCAACGGTGATGACATGACTTTGATTGTCATGCAAATCAACTCGCCAGATTAA
- a CDS encoding pantothenate kinase: MDKSWLALMIGNSRLHWAWFVGDQLQSAWDSEHLTNSGPPSSPNLGKILEKASLSREKVVRRSQGENSDELPIVLASVVSEQTAIWQTYRQLQTLMLAQIPLQHSYPTLGIDRALALWGAGEVYGWPALVIDAGTALTFTGGNAERQLVGGAILPGLSLQVQSLAQKTAALPAIALPETLPKRWANDTEDAIASGIIYTVLAGVVDFVQAWWQEFPHCAVVITGGDRALLHQYLQSQHSELAAQVTIDPNLIFWGMRACRAESASA, translated from the coding sequence GTGGATAAAAGCTGGCTCGCTTTAATGATTGGCAATTCCCGGCTGCATTGGGCTTGGTTTGTCGGCGACCAATTGCAATCAGCTTGGGATAGTGAGCATTTAACTAACTCTGGCCCCCCTAGCTCCCCAAATCTGGGGAAGATTTTAGAAAAAGCTTCACTTAGTAGGGAAAAGGTAGTCAGGCGATCGCAAGGAGAAAATTCTGACGAATTGCCAATTGTCTTAGCGTCTGTGGTTTCAGAGCAAACAGCTATTTGGCAAACCTATCGCCAGCTACAAACCCTCATGCTTGCCCAAATTCCCCTACAGCACAGCTACCCCACCTTAGGAATCGATCGCGCCTTAGCGTTATGGGGAGCAGGAGAAGTATATGGTTGGCCTGCCTTAGTAATTGATGCGGGCACAGCACTGACATTCACAGGCGGTAATGCTGAGCGACAACTCGTTGGGGGGGCGATTCTGCCAGGACTGAGTTTACAAGTGCAATCGCTGGCTCAGAAAACCGCTGCTCTCCCTGCGATCGCCTTACCCGAAACGTTACCAAAGCGCTGGGCCAATGATACGGAAGACGCGATCGCTAGCGGGATTATCTACACGGTTTTGGCGGGAGTGGTGGATTTTGTCCAAGCTTGGTGGCAAGAGTTTCCGCATTGTGCTGTGGTGATAACAGGGGGCGATCGCGCCCTACTACACCAGTATTTGCAAAGCCAGCATTCTGAATTAGCGGCCCAAGTCACCATTGACCCCAACTTGATCTTCTGGGGTATGAGAGCTTGTCGAGCTGAGTCAGCTTCAGCTTGA
- a CDS encoding NUDIX domain-containing protein translates to MRRFWHLIQTVLGLIFRHPIIGTSIIPLLPDGRIVLIRRQDNGKWGLPGGMVDWGEDIPTTVGRELVEETGLELVKIRRLVGVYSAPDRDPRIHSVCVVVEAEVQGTMQAQDTLEVMEVQAFATDALPLGNLSHDHDRQLQDYLNGLTTLA, encoded by the coding sequence ATGCGTCGGTTCTGGCATCTGATTCAAACCGTACTGGGATTGATCTTCCGACACCCCATTATTGGTACGAGTATCATTCCGCTCCTGCCTGACGGTCGAATTGTCCTGATTCGACGGCAGGACAATGGGAAATGGGGATTACCTGGTGGCATGGTGGACTGGGGAGAAGATATCCCTACTACAGTTGGGCGGGAGTTGGTGGAAGAAACAGGTCTGGAACTAGTCAAAATTCGACGGTTAGTGGGAGTTTATTCTGCACCCGATCGCGATCCCAGAATCCACTCAGTCTGCGTAGTTGTGGAAGCTGAAGTGCAAGGAACAATGCAGGCACAAGACACTCTAGAAGTGATGGAAGTACAGGCTTTTGCCACCGACGCTCTGCCCTTGGGTAACCTATCCCACGATCACGATCGCCAACTTCAAGATTATTTGAATGGGTTAACAACACTGGCCTAA
- a CDS encoding alpha/beta fold hydrolase, whose product MSLPLRNSRLKLSQGQIFWREIGQGAALVFLHGSWSDSSQWVPVIEQLGREYHCFVPDLLGFGDSERPKVHYSIELQVEMLAEYLESLRLRQVYLVGHSLGAWVAASYALKYLEQVRGLVLLAPEGIQVQKLGRRWWWARWLISQPPLPFWLLRSLHPIAPLLGLQKRVERALEWRKQLLQSPVACRLLFQRRRGELQAEQLQGRLDWLKVPVIVLQSEQDTFAAKLLSQTYTELTPTANWRIVPQGGAELPLTASAAVAQEIRDFISSSSS is encoded by the coding sequence ATGTCTCTACCGCTGCGTAATTCTCGATTGAAGCTGTCTCAAGGGCAAATTTTCTGGCGTGAAATTGGTCAGGGAGCAGCGCTGGTATTTCTGCATGGCTCTTGGAGTGATAGCAGTCAATGGGTGCCAGTAATTGAGCAGTTGGGAAGGGAGTACCACTGTTTTGTGCCTGACTTATTGGGATTTGGTGATTCGGAGCGACCAAAAGTCCATTATTCGATTGAATTGCAAGTAGAGATGCTGGCAGAGTATCTAGAAAGTTTGCGCTTGCGGCAAGTGTATCTAGTCGGCCATTCTCTAGGTGCGTGGGTGGCGGCGAGTTATGCCCTGAAGTATCTAGAGCAGGTACGTGGCTTGGTGCTGTTGGCTCCGGAAGGGATTCAGGTGCAAAAGCTGGGGCGGCGTTGGTGGTGGGCTAGGTGGTTAATCTCTCAACCCCCCCTGCCGTTTTGGTTGCTGCGATCGCTGCATCCCATTGCGCCTCTATTAGGTCTGCAAAAACGGGTTGAACGTGCTCTCGAATGGCGAAAACAACTGCTGCAATCTCCTGTTGCCTGTCGCTTGCTATTTCAGCGCCGACGAGGTGAGCTCCAAGCAGAGCAGTTACAGGGGAGACTTGATTGGCTCAAGGTTCCGGTCATAGTATTGCAAAGTGAACAAGATACGTTTGCAGCCAAACTACTCAGCCAAACTTATACGGAGCTAACACCTACTGCGAACTGGCGAATTGTGCCGCAAGGTGGTGCAGAACTACCACTCACAGCCTCAGCAGCCGTCGCTCAGGAAATCCGAGATTTCATCTCATCTTCTTCAAGCTGA
- the ftsY gene encoding signal recognition particle-docking protein FtsY, giving the protein MVFNWFRRQFDDRSENSQVDQTETISEPSEAEQSKPEQSEPEAAATATEEVAEDYLNWAKAAYQNIQKRQQVEPEAAPEELATEEPATEEPAAAEELVAEAPEELATEEPVAEEPKVPEVAETVEEATAEDPIVEPAIAPTTAEVTAEVSEFTPTEQPEAPEEAIAEPAAALASEEAEAPAIAPETIPVEPLAVETLEVTTKASESTEAAPLPFWAQAEADRQARLERLKATAIEESEPEVAHPTATVQEALPEIAFDEGFLWSAEVLAAQGRRPDQISIEEITWLKRLRQGLDKTRRSLVNQLKAIVGQGPLNQDAVEEIEALLLQADVGVAATDRIIDSLQKKLREEALPPDQAIAYLKSILRDMLDRPLGQSYNPTFAPEKDALNIWLITGVNGAGKTTTIGKLAHLAQKSEYNCLIAAADTFRAAAVEQVKVWGQRSGVEVISNPGQNTDPAAVVFDAIGSAQSRGTELLLVDTAGRLQNKKNLMDELSKVRRIIDKKAGDAKIESLLVLDATLGQNGLRQAEVFLEAAQLSGVVLTKLDGTAKGGIALAVVQQLGLPIRFIGAGEGIEDLRPFSSYEFVEALLAG; this is encoded by the coding sequence ATGGTTTTCAATTGGTTCCGTCGGCAGTTTGACGATCGCTCGGAAAATTCTCAGGTTGACCAGACAGAAACAATATCAGAGCCATCTGAAGCGGAGCAGTCTAAGCCAGAGCAAAGTGAGCCAGAAGCAGCCGCAACTGCCACCGAAGAAGTGGCGGAAGATTATCTAAACTGGGCCAAAGCAGCTTACCAAAATATTCAAAAGCGACAGCAGGTTGAGCCAGAAGCAGCACCCGAGGAACTCGCTACCGAAGAACCAGCCACTGAGGAACCTGCGGCAGCTGAAGAACTTGTAGCAGAAGCACCCGAGGAACTCGCTACTGAAGAGCCTGTAGCTGAAGAGCCAAAGGTGCCAGAAGTCGCAGAGACCGTAGAGGAAGCCACTGCTGAAGATCCTATAGTTGAACCCGCGATCGCTCCAACTACTGCCGAAGTGACCGCCGAAGTCAGCGAATTTACACCAACTGAACAACCTGAAGCTCCTGAGGAAGCGATCGCGGAGCCAGCCGCAGCTCTGGCATCGGAAGAAGCAGAAGCCCCTGCGATCGCCCCAGAAACCATCCCTGTAGAACCTCTAGCAGTAGAAACATTAGAAGTAACTACAAAAGCATCAGAATCTACCGAAGCAGCACCGTTGCCCTTCTGGGCACAAGCGGAAGCAGATCGGCAAGCGAGATTGGAGCGTCTCAAAGCCACTGCCATCGAGGAATCCGAACCAGAAGTTGCTCACCCAACTGCCACGGTTCAAGAGGCACTGCCTGAAATTGCCTTTGACGAAGGATTCCTGTGGTCTGCTGAGGTGTTAGCTGCTCAAGGTCGTCGCCCAGACCAAATTTCGATTGAAGAAATCACTTGGCTGAAGCGATTACGCCAAGGGCTAGACAAGACTCGCCGCAGCTTGGTCAACCAACTCAAGGCGATCGTCGGACAAGGGCCGCTTAACCAAGACGCGGTCGAAGAAATTGAGGCGTTGCTACTGCAAGCCGATGTAGGCGTAGCAGCCACAGACCGCATTATTGACTCCCTCCAGAAGAAACTGCGGGAAGAGGCGTTACCTCCAGATCAGGCGATCGCTTACCTGAAGTCGATCCTCCGCGACATGCTGGATCGACCTTTGGGTCAGTCCTATAACCCTACCTTTGCACCCGAAAAAGATGCCTTAAACATTTGGTTAATTACAGGCGTGAATGGCGCTGGTAAAACGACCACCATTGGCAAGCTAGCCCACTTAGCTCAGAAGTCGGAGTACAACTGCTTAATTGCCGCTGCCGACACTTTCCGGGCTGCCGCTGTCGAACAAGTCAAGGTCTGGGGACAGCGTAGCGGTGTCGAAGTCATTTCCAACCCTGGACAAAATACAGACCCAGCAGCGGTCGTTTTCGATGCCATCGGTTCGGCTCAATCTAGAGGGACCGAGCTGTTATTAGTGGATACGGCTGGACGCTTGCAAAACAAGAAAAACTTGATGGATGAATTGAGCAAGGTTCGGCGCATTATTGACAAGAAAGCAGGCGATGCCAAGATTGAATCCTTGTTGGTCTTGGATGCTACGTTGGGCCAAAATGGGCTACGCCAAGCCGAAGTATTTCTAGAAGCTGCACAACTGAGTGGGGTTGTTCTGACCAAGTTGGATGGCACCGCTAAAGGTGGAATCGCTCTGGCAGTGGTGCAGCAGTTAGGCTTACCCATTCGCTTTATTGGGGCTGGTGAGGGGATTGAAGATCTCAGACCGTTCTCTAGCTATGAGTTTGTGGAAGCGCTTCTAGCAGGTTGA
- the bcp gene encoding thioredoxin-dependent thiol peroxidase, whose product MSLQVGDLAPDFSLLDTHGNLVRLSDLRGQRVVLYFYPRDNTPGCTKEACGFRDAYLDYESQGVVILGISTDHAKAHAKFTTKYQLPFPLLCDEDATVAQAYGSYGLKKFMGKEFMGVHRHTFVIGSDGTIEKIYRKVKPESHATEILAHLLG is encoded by the coding sequence ATGTCTCTCCAGGTTGGTGATCTTGCACCAGACTTCAGTTTGCTGGATACGCACGGCAATTTAGTCCGCTTGTCAGACTTGAGAGGCCAGCGAGTTGTGTTGTACTTTTACCCGCGAGACAACACGCCTGGCTGCACCAAGGAAGCTTGCGGCTTTCGGGATGCCTACTTGGATTACGAGTCTCAAGGCGTAGTGATTTTGGGCATTAGTACCGATCATGCTAAGGCCCACGCCAAATTTACGACGAAATATCAGTTGCCCTTTCCTTTACTGTGCGATGAAGATGCCACAGTAGCCCAAGCGTACGGCAGCTATGGGTTGAAAAAGTTTATGGGCAAGGAATTTATGGGCGTACATCGTCACACGTTTGTGATCGGCTCAGATGGTACGATTGAGAAAATTTACCGCAAGGTGAAACCAGAATCTCATGCCACAGAAATTCTGGCTCACTTGCTTGGGTGA
- a CDS encoding HpsJ family protein — translation MKATDSRQLSAIASQTLKYVGIILILAALIDYAVLLVPSDVPAKLSSLEGLKWQIALFSQFVDRGVVPLLGFVLLFTGVWVDSVSGAPPERQKAWQNISFASLLLASLLGFVFLVLSPLHFSNTYRANQQTRTQISQEAGQAEGQLNQQLQQINSLVKSDSQLNQAIESGQIKGEQLAQVQALKSQIQQQLQSDPQALDKKAKDAQTQIRTRRLDLEKRANAEFLKSGLRVGLSSLLLAIGYITVGWTGLRQLGAGSRKAGR, via the coding sequence ATGAAAGCAACTGATAGCCGTCAACTCTCTGCGATCGCCTCCCAAACGCTCAAATACGTGGGAATCATTTTGATTCTGGCTGCTCTGATTGACTATGCCGTGTTGCTGGTACCCTCCGATGTACCCGCCAAACTCAGCAGCTTAGAAGGACTGAAATGGCAAATCGCCCTATTTAGCCAATTTGTCGATCGCGGAGTTGTGCCACTGCTGGGTTTTGTCCTCCTATTTACTGGAGTTTGGGTTGATAGTGTTTCGGGTGCACCTCCAGAGCGACAAAAAGCTTGGCAAAACATCAGCTTTGCTTCTCTCTTGCTAGCCAGCCTGCTGGGTTTTGTCTTCTTAGTGTTGTCTCCTTTGCATTTCAGCAACACCTACCGAGCGAACCAGCAAACTCGGACGCAGATTTCTCAAGAAGCGGGACAAGCAGAGGGACAGCTCAATCAACAACTGCAACAAATTAACAGTTTGGTCAAAAGCGACTCACAACTGAATCAAGCGATCGAGAGTGGACAGATTAAAGGGGAACAGTTAGCCCAAGTTCAAGCTCTCAAGAGCCAGATTCAGCAACAACTCCAATCTGATCCACAAGCACTCGATAAAAAAGCGAAAGATGCCCAAACTCAAATCCGCACTCGCCGCCTCGATTTAGAAAAACGTGCCAATGCTGAGTTTCTCAAGTCTGGATTGCGGGTAGGACTCAGCAGTTTGCTCCTAGCAATTGGGTACATTACGGTTGGTTGGACTGGATTGCGGCAATTGGGAGCAGGGTCTCGGAAAGCGGGTCGCTAG
- the nusB gene encoding transcription antitermination factor NusB: protein MQARRIARELSLLSISQLPANQSRLDDQQLQNIMLAAVRTLTTEVQETLETAAAEVKRGSDRLLSSETRASDVQSARAMVQEALDLAQTAINRVGMAVELPELIQLTNQKEVRAYALQVISTLNANTAAVDELLTQSLVDWQLNRLARIDRDILRIAVTEIMYLGVPDKVAINEAVELAKRYSGSEGHRFINGVLRRVTEQIKTKSV from the coding sequence ATGCAAGCTCGCCGAATCGCTCGTGAACTTTCCCTGCTCAGCATTAGCCAGTTGCCTGCTAACCAAAGCCGACTGGACGACCAGCAACTCCAAAACATCATGCTGGCCGCTGTTCGTACGCTAACTACTGAAGTTCAGGAAACCCTAGAAACCGCAGCAGCAGAAGTGAAGCGGGGCAGCGATCGCTTGTTGAGTAGCGAAACGCGAGCGAGCGATGTCCAGAGTGCCAGAGCCATGGTCCAAGAAGCGCTGGATTTAGCTCAAACTGCAATTAATCGCGTCGGAATGGCAGTTGAGTTGCCAGAACTGATTCAGTTGACGAATCAGAAAGAAGTTCGAGCTTATGCTTTGCAAGTGATTAGCACTTTAAATGCCAATACGGCAGCAGTTGATGAATTGCTAACCCAGTCTTTAGTTGATTGGCAACTCAATCGCTTAGCTCGGATCGATCGCGATATTCTTCGCATCGCTGTCACAGAAATCATGTATTTGGGCGTGCCAGACAAAGTTGCGATTAACGAAGCTGTAGAATTAGCAAAACGCTACAGTGGGAGCGAAGGACACCGCTTTATCAATGGTGTGCTGCGGCGCGTGACAGAGCAAATCAAAACCAAATCTGTCTAA
- the argH gene encoding argininosuccinate lyase: MDTELPPQPAASSQTWSQRFETALHPAIAQFNASIGFDIELVEYDLTGSQAHAQMLAHTGIITPDEGDQLVKGLDQIRQEYRQGFFSPGVDAEDVHFAVERRLTQILGDLGKKLHTARSRNDQVGTDTRLYLRDQMQEIRAQVREFQTALFHLAEQHVETLIPGYTHLQRAQPISLAHHLMAYFEMAQRDWERLGEVYRRVNVSPLGCGALAGTTFPIDRHYTAELLNFDGVYANSLDGVSDRDFAIEFLSTASLIMMHLSRLSEEVILWASQEFSFVTLKDSCATGSSIMPQKKNPDVPELVRGKTGRVFGHLQAMLVLMKGLPLAYNKDLQEDKEALFDAVKTVRGCLEAMTILLQEGIEFRTSRLAEAVAEDFSNATDVADYLATKGVPFREAYNLVGKVVRTCLAANKLLKDLSLDEWQTLHPAFEADIYQAIAPRQVVAARNSYGGTGFEQVRQAIENARQRLRQD; encoded by the coding sequence TTGGATACGGAACTGCCGCCCCAACCTGCTGCTAGCTCCCAAACTTGGAGTCAGCGATTTGAAACTGCGCTACACCCAGCGATCGCTCAATTCAATGCCAGCATTGGCTTTGATATCGAGTTAGTGGAGTATGACCTAACTGGGTCGCAGGCTCACGCTCAAATGCTGGCTCACACAGGCATAATTACCCCAGATGAAGGGGATCAACTTGTAAAAGGGCTGGATCAAATTCGGCAAGAGTATCGCCAAGGTTTCTTTAGCCCCGGTGTTGATGCCGAAGATGTACATTTTGCAGTTGAACGTCGCCTGACGCAAATTTTGGGGGATTTGGGCAAGAAGCTACACACCGCGCGATCGCGAAACGACCAGGTTGGCACTGATACTCGGCTTTACTTGCGGGACCAAATGCAGGAGATTCGCGCTCAAGTGCGGGAGTTCCAGACGGCTTTGTTTCACCTAGCCGAGCAGCATGTAGAAACTTTGATTCCTGGTTACACCCATTTGCAGCGGGCTCAACCGATTAGTTTGGCGCATCACCTGATGGCGTACTTCGAAATGGCGCAGCGCGATTGGGAGCGGCTCGGAGAAGTATATCGCCGGGTGAATGTGTCGCCTTTGGGGTGTGGGGCATTAGCAGGAACCACCTTCCCGATCGATCGCCACTACACCGCTGAACTACTCAACTTCGATGGCGTTTATGCGAATAGTTTGGATGGCGTCAGCGATCGCGACTTTGCAATCGAATTTCTCTCGACTGCCAGCTTGATCATGATGCACCTCAGCCGCTTGTCGGAAGAAGTGATTCTTTGGGCTTCGCAAGAGTTTAGCTTCGTCACCCTCAAAGATAGCTGTGCTACAGGCTCCAGCATTATGCCCCAGAAAAAGAACCCCGACGTACCAGAACTAGTGCGGGGCAAAACGGGGCGAGTATTTGGACATTTACAAGCCATGCTAGTACTGATGAAAGGCTTACCTTTGGCCTACAACAAAGACTTGCAAGAAGATAAAGAAGCTTTGTTTGATGCGGTCAAGACTGTCCGAGGCTGTCTAGAAGCCATGACCATTTTGCTGCAAGAAGGGATAGAATTCCGCACTTCTCGCTTAGCCGAAGCAGTGGCAGAAGATTTCTCTAATGCCACGGATGTCGCTGATTATCTGGCGACCAAAGGCGTGCCTTTCCGAGAAGCTTACAACTTAGTCGGCAAAGTGGTACGGACTTGCTTAGCCGCCAACAAGCTGCTCAAGGACTTGAGTTTGGACGAGTGGCAAACTCTGCATCCTGCCTTTGAAGCAGACATTTATCAGGCGATCGCACCTCGTCAAGTCGTCGCAGCCCGTAACAGCTACGGCGGCACTGGGTTTGAACAAGTGAGGCAAGCGATCGAAAATGCCCGACAACGGCTGCGTCAAGATTAA
- a CDS encoding DUF502 domain-containing protein, with translation MFQRLKQDLKNDLIAGLLVVIPLATTIWLTITVANWVINFLTRVPKQLNPFDGFHPILVNFLNFAVGLTVPLLLILVIGLMARNIAGRWLLDFGERLLQAIPLAGAVYKTLKQLLETLLKDSNNRFRRVVLVEYPRRGVWAIAFVTGVISGDIQAHLPGSMLGVFIPTTPNPTTGWYAVVPENEVVNLSMSVEDAFKVIVSGGIVSPTSQATLALKPTSDRQLETPLPEPQWQALTLPLEEE, from the coding sequence GTGTTCCAACGCCTAAAGCAGGACTTAAAAAATGATCTGATTGCGGGGCTGCTCGTTGTCATTCCCTTAGCCACGACCATCTGGTTGACGATTACTGTTGCTAATTGGGTGATTAACTTTTTGACGCGCGTCCCGAAGCAACTCAACCCTTTTGACGGCTTTCACCCCATCCTAGTCAACTTCCTCAATTTTGCTGTGGGCCTAACGGTGCCATTGCTCTTGATTTTGGTAATTGGCTTAATGGCTCGAAATATCGCAGGACGGTGGCTGCTAGATTTTGGAGAGCGGTTGTTGCAGGCGATTCCGTTAGCGGGGGCAGTTTACAAAACGCTGAAGCAACTGCTAGAAACGTTGCTGAAAGATTCTAACAATCGCTTCCGTCGAGTCGTGTTGGTGGAGTATCCCCGTCGAGGAGTCTGGGCGATCGCCTTTGTCACCGGAGTGATCAGTGGCGACATTCAGGCGCACTTGCCTGGCTCGATGCTAGGGGTGTTTATTCCCACCACTCCCAATCCGACGACGGGTTGGTATGCCGTAGTACCAGAAAACGAAGTAGTCAACCTGTCGATGTCGGTAGAAGATGCCTTTAAGGTGATTGTGTCGGGTGGCATTGTCAGTCCTACATCCCAAGCGACATTGGCCTTGAAACCCACCAGCGATCGCCAACTAGAAACGCCTCTGCCCGAACCCCAATGGCAAGCCTTAACGCTGCCGCTCGAAGAGGAGTGA
- a CDS encoding glycosyltransferase family 2 protein — protein MFSIYILTYNEETEIAACIESALLSDDVVVVDSLSSDRTVEVAQRYPVRVVQHQFESHGQQRTWMLQSVPVKHEWVYILEADERMTPELFQECLTAMQSQDYIGYYVAERVMFLGQWIRRSTQYPRYQMRLFRRDQVWFDDYGHTEREVCNGPTGFLKETYPHYTCGKGLSRWIDKHNRYSSDEAQETLKQLETGTVKWQDLFFGASEVERRRALKDLSLRLPFRPLIRFFYMYFLLGGLLDGRAGFAWCTLQAFYEYLILLKAWEIKHLPPPVVSENSVLAIAEPTEIDSVTVN, from the coding sequence ATGTTCTCGATTTACATCCTCACCTACAACGAAGAAACTGAGATTGCGGCTTGTATTGAGTCAGCTTTGCTCTCAGATGATGTGGTTGTGGTTGATTCCTTGAGCAGCGATCGCACAGTAGAGGTGGCCCAGCGCTATCCTGTCCGAGTTGTGCAGCATCAGTTCGAAAGCCACGGACAGCAACGAACTTGGATGCTCCAATCAGTTCCGGTCAAGCATGAGTGGGTTTACATCCTAGAAGCAGATGAGCGGATGACGCCAGAGCTGTTTCAAGAATGCCTGACAGCGATGCAAAGCCAGGACTACATCGGCTACTACGTGGCTGAGCGAGTGATGTTCCTAGGGCAGTGGATTCGGCGCAGCACACAGTACCCCCGTTATCAAATGCGGCTCTTTCGCCGCGATCAGGTTTGGTTCGATGACTACGGCCACACCGAGCGCGAAGTGTGTAATGGCCCCACCGGATTTCTGAAAGAAACCTATCCCCACTACACCTGTGGGAAAGGCTTGAGTCGATGGATTGATAAGCACAACCGCTACTCCAGCGACGAAGCCCAAGAAACCCTAAAGCAGCTAGAAACGGGCACCGTCAAGTGGCAGGATCTATTTTTTGGTGCGTCTGAAGTAGAACGACGGCGAGCCCTGAAAGATCTATCTTTACGCTTGCCCTTCAGGCCGCTGATTCGCTTTTTCTACATGTATTTCTTGCTGGGCGGCCTTCTGGATGGCCGAGCGGGGTTTGCTTGGTGTACCTTGCAAGCTTTTTATGAATACCTAATTCTGCTCAAAGCTTGGGAAATCAAGCACTTGCCGCCGCCCGTGGTCTCAGAAAACTCGGTTTTGGCGATCGCTGAACCTACTGAGATAGATTCTGTGACGGTCAATTGA